The Rhinopithecus roxellana isolate Shanxi Qingling chromosome 14, ASM756505v1, whole genome shotgun sequence genome includes a window with the following:
- the DTYMK gene encoding thymidylate kinase isoform X4 yields the protein MPANGSSGRRRGDAGGGRWTVMAARRGALIVLEGMDRAGKSTQSCKLVETLCAAGHRAELLRFPERSTEIGKLLSSYLEKKSDVEDHAVHLLFSANRWEHVPLIKEKLSQGVTLIVDRYAFSGVAFTGAKELQLADAAKRGAFGHERYENRAFQERALRCFYQLMRDTTLNWKMVDASKSIEAVHEDIRVLSEDAIRTATEKPLGELWK from the exons ATGCCGGCCAATGGGAGCTCCGGAAGGAGGCGTGGAGACGCAGGCGGCGGGCGGTGGACAGTCATGGCGGCCCGGCGCGGGGCTCTCATAGTGCTGGAGGGCATGGACCGCGCGGGGAAGAGCACGCAGAGCTGCAAGCTGGTGGAAACGCTGTGCGCCGCGGGCCACCGCGCCGAACTGCTCCGGTTCCCAG aaaGATCAACGGAAATCGGCAAACTTCTGAGTTCCTACTTGGAAAAGAAAAGTGACGTGGAGGATCACGCGGTGCACCTGCTTTTTTCTGCAAATCGCTGGGAACACGT GCCCTTAATTAAGGAAAAGTTGAGCCAGGGTGTGACTCTCATCGTGGACAGATATGCATTTTCTGGTGTGGCCTTCACCGGTGCCAAGGAG TTACAGTTGGCAGATGCTGCCAAGCGGGGAGCGTTTGGCCATGAGCGCTACGAGAACAGGGCTTTCCAGGAGCGGGCCCTCCGGTGTTTCTACCAGCTCATGAGAGACACGACTTTGAACTGGAAG ATGGTGGATGCTTCCAAAAGCATTGAAGCTGTCCACGAGGACATCCGTGTGCTCTCTGAGGACGCCATCCGCACTGCCACAGAGAAGCCGCTGGGGGAGCTGTGGAAGTGA
- the DTYMK gene encoding thymidylate kinase isoform X2 — MPANGSSGRRRGDAGGGRWTVMAARRGALIVLEGMDRAGKSTQSCKLVETLCAAGHRAELLRFPERSTEIGKLLSSYLEKKSDVEDHAVHLLFSANRWEHVPLIKEKLSQGVTLIVDRYAFSGVAFTGAKENFSLDWCKQPDVGLPKPDLVLFLQLQLADAAKRGAFGHERYENRAFQERALRCFYQLMRDTTLNWKMVDASKSIEAVHEDIRVLSEDAIRTATEKPLGELWK; from the exons ATGCCGGCCAATGGGAGCTCCGGAAGGAGGCGTGGAGACGCAGGCGGCGGGCGGTGGACAGTCATGGCGGCCCGGCGCGGGGCTCTCATAGTGCTGGAGGGCATGGACCGCGCGGGGAAGAGCACGCAGAGCTGCAAGCTGGTGGAAACGCTGTGCGCCGCGGGCCACCGCGCCGAACTGCTCCGGTTCCCAG aaaGATCAACGGAAATCGGCAAACTTCTGAGTTCCTACTTGGAAAAGAAAAGTGACGTGGAGGATCACGCGGTGCACCTGCTTTTTTCTGCAAATCGCTGGGAACACGT GCCCTTAATTAAGGAAAAGTTGAGCCAGGGTGTGACTCTCATCGTGGACAGATATGCATTTTCTGGTGTGGCCTTCACCGGTGCCAAGGAG AACTTTTCCCTAGATTGGTGTAAACAGCCAGACGTGGGCCTTCCCAAACCCGACCTGGTCCTGTTCCTCCAGTTACAGTTGGCAGATGCTGCCAAGCGGGGAGCGTTTGGCCATGAGCGCTACGAGAACAGGGCTTTCCAGGAGCGGGCCCTCCGGTGTTTCTACCAGCTCATGAGAGACACGACTTTGAACTGGAAG ATGGTGGATGCTTCCAAAAGCATTGAAGCTGTCCACGAGGACATCCGTGTGCTCTCTGAGGACGCCATCCGCACTGCCACAGAGAAGCCGCTGGGGGAGCTGTGGAAGTGA
- the DTYMK gene encoding thymidylate kinase isoform X1: MAARRGALIVLEGMDRAGKSTQSCKLVETLCAAGHRAELLRFPERSTEIGKLLSSYLEKKSDVEDHAVHLLFSANRWEHVPLIKEKLSQGVTLIVDRYAFSGVAFTGAKEVSATWPPVGRAQNFSLDWCKQPDVGLPKPDLVLFLQLQLADAAKRGAFGHERYENRAFQERALRCFYQLMRDTTLNWKMVDASKSIEAVHEDIRVLSEDAIRTATEKPLGELWK; this comes from the exons ATGGCGGCCCGGCGCGGGGCTCTCATAGTGCTGGAGGGCATGGACCGCGCGGGGAAGAGCACGCAGAGCTGCAAGCTGGTGGAAACGCTGTGCGCCGCGGGCCACCGCGCCGAACTGCTCCGGTTCCCAG aaaGATCAACGGAAATCGGCAAACTTCTGAGTTCCTACTTGGAAAAGAAAAGTGACGTGGAGGATCACGCGGTGCACCTGCTTTTTTCTGCAAATCGCTGGGAACACGT GCCCTTAATTAAGGAAAAGTTGAGCCAGGGTGTGACTCTCATCGTGGACAGATATGCATTTTCTGGTGTGGCCTTCACCGGTGCCAAGGAGGTGAGTGCCACTTGGCCTCCTGTCGGGCGAGCACAG AACTTTTCCCTAGATTGGTGTAAACAGCCAGACGTGGGCCTTCCCAAACCCGACCTGGTCCTGTTCCTCCAGTTACAGTTGGCAGATGCTGCCAAGCGGGGAGCGTTTGGCCATGAGCGCTACGAGAACAGGGCTTTCCAGGAGCGGGCCCTCCGGTGTTTCTACCAGCTCATGAGAGACACGACTTTGAACTGGAAG ATGGTGGATGCTTCCAAAAGCATTGAAGCTGTCCACGAGGACATCCGTGTGCTCTCTGAGGACGCCATCCGCACTGCCACAGAGAAGCCGCTGGGGGAGCTGTGGAAGTGA
- the DTYMK gene encoding thymidylate kinase isoform X3 has product MAARRGALIVLEGMDRAGKSTQSCKLVETLCAAGHRAELLRFPERSTEIGKLLSSYLEKKSDVEDHAVHLLFSANRWEHVPLIKEKLSQGVTLIVDRYAFSGVAFTGAKEVSATWPPVGRAQLQLADAAKRGAFGHERYENRAFQERALRCFYQLMRDTTLNWKMVDASKSIEAVHEDIRVLSEDAIRTATEKPLGELWK; this is encoded by the exons ATGGCGGCCCGGCGCGGGGCTCTCATAGTGCTGGAGGGCATGGACCGCGCGGGGAAGAGCACGCAGAGCTGCAAGCTGGTGGAAACGCTGTGCGCCGCGGGCCACCGCGCCGAACTGCTCCGGTTCCCAG aaaGATCAACGGAAATCGGCAAACTTCTGAGTTCCTACTTGGAAAAGAAAAGTGACGTGGAGGATCACGCGGTGCACCTGCTTTTTTCTGCAAATCGCTGGGAACACGT GCCCTTAATTAAGGAAAAGTTGAGCCAGGGTGTGACTCTCATCGTGGACAGATATGCATTTTCTGGTGTGGCCTTCACCGGTGCCAAGGAGGTGAGTGCCACTTGGCCTCCTGTCGGGCGAGCACAG TTACAGTTGGCAGATGCTGCCAAGCGGGGAGCGTTTGGCCATGAGCGCTACGAGAACAGGGCTTTCCAGGAGCGGGCCCTCCGGTGTTTCTACCAGCTCATGAGAGACACGACTTTGAACTGGAAG ATGGTGGATGCTTCCAAAAGCATTGAAGCTGTCCACGAGGACATCCGTGTGCTCTCTGAGGACGCCATCCGCACTGCCACAGAGAAGCCGCTGGGGGAGCTGTGGAAGTGA
- the ATG4B gene encoding cysteine protease ATG4B isoform X3 — protein MDAATLTYDTLRFAECEDFPETSEPVWILGRKYSIFTEKDEILSDVASRLWFTYRKNFPAIGGTGPTSDTGWGCMLRCGQMIFAQALVCRHLGRDWRWTQRKRQPDSYFSVLNAFIDRKDSYYSIHQIAQMGVGEGKSIGQWYGPNTVAQVLKKLAVFDTWSSLAVHIAMDNTVVMEEIRRLCRTSVPCAGATAFPADSDRHCNGFPAGAEVTNRLSPWRPLVLLIPLRLGLTDINEAYVETLKHCFMMPQSLGVIGGKPNSAHYFIGYVGEELIYLDPHTTQPAVEPTGSCFIPDESFHCQHPPCRMSIAELDPSIAVGFFCKTEDDFNDWCQQVKKLSLLGGALPMFELVEQQPSHLACPDVLNLSLDSSDVERLERFFDSEDEDFEILSL, from the exons CTACTCTGACCTACGACACTCTCCGGTTTGCTGAGTGTGAAGATTTTCCGGAGACCTCAGAGCCCGTTTGGATACTGGGTAGAAAATACAGCATTTTCACAG AAAAGGACGAGATCTTGTCTGATGTGGCATCTAGACTTTGGTTTACATACAGGAAAAACTTTCCAGCCATTG GGGGGACAGGCCCCACCTCGGACACAGGCTGGGGCTGCATGCTGCGGTGTGGACAGATGATCTTTGCCCAAGCCCTGGTGTGCCGGCACCTAGGCCGAG ATTGGAGGTGGACACAAAGGAAGAGGCAGCCAGACAGCTACTTCAGCGTCCTCAACGCGTTCATCGACAGGAAAGACAGTTACTACTCCATTCACCAGATAG CGCAAATGGGAGTTGGCGAAGGCAAGTCCATAGGCCAGTGGTACGGGCCGAACACTGTCGCCCAGGTCCTCAA GAAGCTTGCTGTCTTCGACACGTGGAGCTCCTTGGCAGTCCACATAGCAATGGACAACACTGTTGTGATGGAGGAAATCA GAAGGTTGTGCAGGACCAGCGTTCCCTGTGCAGGAGCCACTGCGTTTCCTGCAGATTCCGACCGGCACTGCAACGGATTCCCTGCCGGGGCTGAGGTCACCAACAGGCTGTCGCCGTGGAGACCCCTGGTGCTTCTCATTCCCCTGCGCCTGGGACTCACGGACATCAACGAGGCCTACGTGGAGACGCTGAAG CACTGCTTCATGATGCCCCAGTCCCTGGGCGTCATCGGAGGGAAGCCCAACAGCGCCCACTACTTCATCGGCTATGTTG gTGAGGAGCTCATCTACCTGGACCCCCACACCACGCAGCCGGCTGTGGAGCCCACTGGCAGCTGCTTCATCCCGGACGAGAGCTTCCACTGCCAGCACCCGCCGTGCCGTATGAGCATCGCGGAGCTCGACCCGTCCATTGCTGTG GGGTTTTTCTGTAAGACTGAAGACGACTTCAATGACTGGTGCCAGCAAGTCAAAAAG CTGTCCCTGCTCGGAGGCGCCCTGCCCATGTTTGAGCTGGTGGAGCAGCAGCCTTCACACCTGGCCTGCCCCGATGTCCTGAACCTGTCCCTAG ATTCTTCTGATGTAGAACGACTGGAAAGATTCTTCGACTCAGAAGATGAAGACTTTGAAATCCTGTCCCTTTGA
- the ATG4B gene encoding cysteine protease ATG4B isoform X1, producing the protein MDAGWPLAWPLTLVSAVRHSMAQNMKGSGSSMLAPPPCPRTLAEQLPSRAFCTFPRVYSIHATLTYDTLRFAECEDFPETSEPVWILGRKYSIFTEKDEILSDVASRLWFTYRKNFPAIGGTGPTSDTGWGCMLRCGQMIFAQALVCRHLGRDWRWTQRKRQPDSYFSVLNAFIDRKDSYYSIHQIDPGPCPSCCPCGLQCLVLGTAWGSWPHPISECECSDWHGASKEELAFLAAQMGVGEGKSIGQWYGPNTVAQVLKKLAVFDTWSSLAVHIAMDNTVVMEEIRRLCRTSVPCAGATAFPADSDRHCNGFPAGAEVTNRLSPWRPLVLLIPLRLGLTDINEAYVETLKHCFMMPQSLGVIGGKPNSAHYFIGYVGEELIYLDPHTTQPAVEPTGSCFIPDESFHCQHPPCRMSIAELDPSIAVGFFCKTEDDFNDWCQQVKKLSLLGGALPMFELVEQQPSHLACPDVLNLSLDSSDVERLERFFDSEDEDFEILSL; encoded by the exons GTTGGCCCCTAGCTTGGCCTCTCACCCTCGTGTCAGCTGTTAGACACTCAATGGCTCAGAATATGAAAGGCTCAGGAAGTAGCATGCTGGCCCCACCTCCCTGTCCCCGTACATTAGCGGAGCAACTGCCCAGCAGGGCCTTCTGCACTTTCCCAAGAGTTTACTCCATCCATG CTACTCTGACCTACGACACTCTCCGGTTTGCTGAGTGTGAAGATTTTCCGGAGACCTCAGAGCCCGTTTGGATACTGGGTAGAAAATACAGCATTTTCACAG AAAAGGACGAGATCTTGTCTGATGTGGCATCTAGACTTTGGTTTACATACAGGAAAAACTTTCCAGCCATTG GGGGGACAGGCCCCACCTCGGACACAGGCTGGGGCTGCATGCTGCGGTGTGGACAGATGATCTTTGCCCAAGCCCTGGTGTGCCGGCACCTAGGCCGAG ATTGGAGGTGGACACAAAGGAAGAGGCAGCCAGACAGCTACTTCAGCGTCCTCAACGCGTTCATCGACAGGAAAGACAGTTACTACTCCATTCACCAGATAG ACCCTGGGCCTTGCCCTTCCTGCTGTCCATGCGGCTTGCAGTGCCTGGTGCTCGGCACAGCCTGGGGAAGTTGGCCTCACCCCATCAGTGAATGTGAATGCTCAGACTGGCATGGAGCGAGTAAAGAGGAGCTGGCCTTTCTTGCAG CGCAAATGGGAGTTGGCGAAGGCAAGTCCATAGGCCAGTGGTACGGGCCGAACACTGTCGCCCAGGTCCTCAA GAAGCTTGCTGTCTTCGACACGTGGAGCTCCTTGGCAGTCCACATAGCAATGGACAACACTGTTGTGATGGAGGAAATCA GAAGGTTGTGCAGGACCAGCGTTCCCTGTGCAGGAGCCACTGCGTTTCCTGCAGATTCCGACCGGCACTGCAACGGATTCCCTGCCGGGGCTGAGGTCACCAACAGGCTGTCGCCGTGGAGACCCCTGGTGCTTCTCATTCCCCTGCGCCTGGGACTCACGGACATCAACGAGGCCTACGTGGAGACGCTGAAG CACTGCTTCATGATGCCCCAGTCCCTGGGCGTCATCGGAGGGAAGCCCAACAGCGCCCACTACTTCATCGGCTATGTTG gTGAGGAGCTCATCTACCTGGACCCCCACACCACGCAGCCGGCTGTGGAGCCCACTGGCAGCTGCTTCATCCCGGACGAGAGCTTCCACTGCCAGCACCCGCCGTGCCGTATGAGCATCGCGGAGCTCGACCCGTCCATTGCTGTG GGGTTTTTCTGTAAGACTGAAGACGACTTCAATGACTGGTGCCAGCAAGTCAAAAAG CTGTCCCTGCTCGGAGGCGCCCTGCCCATGTTTGAGCTGGTGGAGCAGCAGCCTTCACACCTGGCCTGCCCCGATGTCCTGAACCTGTCCCTAG ATTCTTCTGATGTAGAACGACTGGAAAGATTCTTCGACTCAGAAGATGAAGACTTTGAAATCCTGTCCCTTTGA
- the ATG4B gene encoding cysteine protease ATG4B isoform X2, with product MDAATLTYDTLRFAECEDFPETSEPVWILGRKYSIFTEKDEILSDVASRLWFTYRKNFPAIGGTGPTSDTGWGCMLRCGQMIFAQALVCRHLGRDWRWTQRKRQPDSYFSVLNAFIDRKDSYYSIHQIDPGPCPSCCPCGLQCLVLGTAWGSWPHPISECECSDWHGASKEELAFLAAQMGVGEGKSIGQWYGPNTVAQVLKKLAVFDTWSSLAVHIAMDNTVVMEEIRRLCRTSVPCAGATAFPADSDRHCNGFPAGAEVTNRLSPWRPLVLLIPLRLGLTDINEAYVETLKHCFMMPQSLGVIGGKPNSAHYFIGYVGEELIYLDPHTTQPAVEPTGSCFIPDESFHCQHPPCRMSIAELDPSIAVGFFCKTEDDFNDWCQQVKKLSLLGGALPMFELVEQQPSHLACPDVLNLSLDSSDVERLERFFDSEDEDFEILSL from the exons CTACTCTGACCTACGACACTCTCCGGTTTGCTGAGTGTGAAGATTTTCCGGAGACCTCAGAGCCCGTTTGGATACTGGGTAGAAAATACAGCATTTTCACAG AAAAGGACGAGATCTTGTCTGATGTGGCATCTAGACTTTGGTTTACATACAGGAAAAACTTTCCAGCCATTG GGGGGACAGGCCCCACCTCGGACACAGGCTGGGGCTGCATGCTGCGGTGTGGACAGATGATCTTTGCCCAAGCCCTGGTGTGCCGGCACCTAGGCCGAG ATTGGAGGTGGACACAAAGGAAGAGGCAGCCAGACAGCTACTTCAGCGTCCTCAACGCGTTCATCGACAGGAAAGACAGTTACTACTCCATTCACCAGATAG ACCCTGGGCCTTGCCCTTCCTGCTGTCCATGCGGCTTGCAGTGCCTGGTGCTCGGCACAGCCTGGGGAAGTTGGCCTCACCCCATCAGTGAATGTGAATGCTCAGACTGGCATGGAGCGAGTAAAGAGGAGCTGGCCTTTCTTGCAG CGCAAATGGGAGTTGGCGAAGGCAAGTCCATAGGCCAGTGGTACGGGCCGAACACTGTCGCCCAGGTCCTCAA GAAGCTTGCTGTCTTCGACACGTGGAGCTCCTTGGCAGTCCACATAGCAATGGACAACACTGTTGTGATGGAGGAAATCA GAAGGTTGTGCAGGACCAGCGTTCCCTGTGCAGGAGCCACTGCGTTTCCTGCAGATTCCGACCGGCACTGCAACGGATTCCCTGCCGGGGCTGAGGTCACCAACAGGCTGTCGCCGTGGAGACCCCTGGTGCTTCTCATTCCCCTGCGCCTGGGACTCACGGACATCAACGAGGCCTACGTGGAGACGCTGAAG CACTGCTTCATGATGCCCCAGTCCCTGGGCGTCATCGGAGGGAAGCCCAACAGCGCCCACTACTTCATCGGCTATGTTG gTGAGGAGCTCATCTACCTGGACCCCCACACCACGCAGCCGGCTGTGGAGCCCACTGGCAGCTGCTTCATCCCGGACGAGAGCTTCCACTGCCAGCACCCGCCGTGCCGTATGAGCATCGCGGAGCTCGACCCGTCCATTGCTGTG GGGTTTTTCTGTAAGACTGAAGACGACTTCAATGACTGGTGCCAGCAAGTCAAAAAG CTGTCCCTGCTCGGAGGCGCCCTGCCCATGTTTGAGCTGGTGGAGCAGCAGCCTTCACACCTGGCCTGCCCCGATGTCCTGAACCTGTCCCTAG ATTCTTCTGATGTAGAACGACTGGAAAGATTCTTCGACTCAGAAGATGAAGACTTTGAAATCCTGTCCCTTTGA
- the ATG4B gene encoding cysteine protease ATG4B isoform X4: MLRCGQMIFAQALVCRHLGRDWRWTQRKRQPDSYFSVLNAFIDRKDSYYSIHQIDPGPCPSCCPCGLQCLVLGTAWGSWPHPISECECSDWHGASKEELAFLAAQMGVGEGKSIGQWYGPNTVAQVLKKLAVFDTWSSLAVHIAMDNTVVMEEIRRLCRTSVPCAGATAFPADSDRHCNGFPAGAEVTNRLSPWRPLVLLIPLRLGLTDINEAYVETLKHCFMMPQSLGVIGGKPNSAHYFIGYVGEELIYLDPHTTQPAVEPTGSCFIPDESFHCQHPPCRMSIAELDPSIAVGFFCKTEDDFNDWCQQVKKLSLLGGALPMFELVEQQPSHLACPDVLNLSLDSSDVERLERFFDSEDEDFEILSL; this comes from the exons ATGCTGCGGTGTGGACAGATGATCTTTGCCCAAGCCCTGGTGTGCCGGCACCTAGGCCGAG ATTGGAGGTGGACACAAAGGAAGAGGCAGCCAGACAGCTACTTCAGCGTCCTCAACGCGTTCATCGACAGGAAAGACAGTTACTACTCCATTCACCAGATAG ACCCTGGGCCTTGCCCTTCCTGCTGTCCATGCGGCTTGCAGTGCCTGGTGCTCGGCACAGCCTGGGGAAGTTGGCCTCACCCCATCAGTGAATGTGAATGCTCAGACTGGCATGGAGCGAGTAAAGAGGAGCTGGCCTTTCTTGCAG CGCAAATGGGAGTTGGCGAAGGCAAGTCCATAGGCCAGTGGTACGGGCCGAACACTGTCGCCCAGGTCCTCAA GAAGCTTGCTGTCTTCGACACGTGGAGCTCCTTGGCAGTCCACATAGCAATGGACAACACTGTTGTGATGGAGGAAATCA GAAGGTTGTGCAGGACCAGCGTTCCCTGTGCAGGAGCCACTGCGTTTCCTGCAGATTCCGACCGGCACTGCAACGGATTCCCTGCCGGGGCTGAGGTCACCAACAGGCTGTCGCCGTGGAGACCCCTGGTGCTTCTCATTCCCCTGCGCCTGGGACTCACGGACATCAACGAGGCCTACGTGGAGACGCTGAAG CACTGCTTCATGATGCCCCAGTCCCTGGGCGTCATCGGAGGGAAGCCCAACAGCGCCCACTACTTCATCGGCTATGTTG gTGAGGAGCTCATCTACCTGGACCCCCACACCACGCAGCCGGCTGTGGAGCCCACTGGCAGCTGCTTCATCCCGGACGAGAGCTTCCACTGCCAGCACCCGCCGTGCCGTATGAGCATCGCGGAGCTCGACCCGTCCATTGCTGTG GGGTTTTTCTGTAAGACTGAAGACGACTTCAATGACTGGTGCCAGCAAGTCAAAAAG CTGTCCCTGCTCGGAGGCGCCCTGCCCATGTTTGAGCTGGTGGAGCAGCAGCCTTCACACCTGGCCTGCCCCGATGTCCTGAACCTGTCCCTAG ATTCTTCTGATGTAGAACGACTGGAAAGATTCTTCGACTCAGAAGATGAAGACTTTGAAATCCTGTCCCTTTGA
- the ATG4B gene encoding cysteine protease ATG4B isoform X5 produces the protein MLRCGQMIFAQALVCRHLGRDWRWTQRKRQPDSYFSVLNAFIDRKDSYYSIHQIAQMGVGEGKSIGQWYGPNTVAQVLKKLAVFDTWSSLAVHIAMDNTVVMEEIRRLCRTSVPCAGATAFPADSDRHCNGFPAGAEVTNRLSPWRPLVLLIPLRLGLTDINEAYVETLKHCFMMPQSLGVIGGKPNSAHYFIGYVGEELIYLDPHTTQPAVEPTGSCFIPDESFHCQHPPCRMSIAELDPSIAVGFFCKTEDDFNDWCQQVKKLSLLGGALPMFELVEQQPSHLACPDVLNLSLDSSDVERLERFFDSEDEDFEILSL, from the exons ATGCTGCGGTGTGGACAGATGATCTTTGCCCAAGCCCTGGTGTGCCGGCACCTAGGCCGAG ATTGGAGGTGGACACAAAGGAAGAGGCAGCCAGACAGCTACTTCAGCGTCCTCAACGCGTTCATCGACAGGAAAGACAGTTACTACTCCATTCACCAGATAG CGCAAATGGGAGTTGGCGAAGGCAAGTCCATAGGCCAGTGGTACGGGCCGAACACTGTCGCCCAGGTCCTCAA GAAGCTTGCTGTCTTCGACACGTGGAGCTCCTTGGCAGTCCACATAGCAATGGACAACACTGTTGTGATGGAGGAAATCA GAAGGTTGTGCAGGACCAGCGTTCCCTGTGCAGGAGCCACTGCGTTTCCTGCAGATTCCGACCGGCACTGCAACGGATTCCCTGCCGGGGCTGAGGTCACCAACAGGCTGTCGCCGTGGAGACCCCTGGTGCTTCTCATTCCCCTGCGCCTGGGACTCACGGACATCAACGAGGCCTACGTGGAGACGCTGAAG CACTGCTTCATGATGCCCCAGTCCCTGGGCGTCATCGGAGGGAAGCCCAACAGCGCCCACTACTTCATCGGCTATGTTG gTGAGGAGCTCATCTACCTGGACCCCCACACCACGCAGCCGGCTGTGGAGCCCACTGGCAGCTGCTTCATCCCGGACGAGAGCTTCCACTGCCAGCACCCGCCGTGCCGTATGAGCATCGCGGAGCTCGACCCGTCCATTGCTGTG GGGTTTTTCTGTAAGACTGAAGACGACTTCAATGACTGGTGCCAGCAAGTCAAAAAG CTGTCCCTGCTCGGAGGCGCCCTGCCCATGTTTGAGCTGGTGGAGCAGCAGCCTTCACACCTGGCCTGCCCCGATGTCCTGAACCTGTCCCTAG ATTCTTCTGATGTAGAACGACTGGAAAGATTCTTCGACTCAGAAGATGAAGACTTTGAAATCCTGTCCCTTTGA